Proteins from one Deinococcus actinosclerus genomic window:
- the nuoG gene encoding NADH-quinone oxidoreductase subunit NuoG — protein MKVHVDGIEVDLPAGTSAIDAVFQSGGDVPYFCAHKYLSPVGACRMCLVESGSPRKNPDGSFVMEGEGDAATPKIFWFPKPMASCTMQATEGMHIRTAKTSEVVAKAQAGMMEFTLLNHPLDCPTCDKGGACELQDRAFEYGYGASRFGFDRRHAEKHYPLSDFVILDQERCIHCKRCVRYFEEVPGQEVLDFIERGGHTFIDTEEGGLPTGFSGNITDICPVGALLDNVARFRGRNWEYDHTPTTCTLCPVGCSITVDARNGRLERIVAGENRDVNEAWICDAGRFGHPFASEERLTTPLIRGEDGALVPATWDEAITAINRGLLGLPLADLGLFVGADATLEEGAALSALADALNARHVDHFPRHSVFIAPTATLTDVATADAVVVLGADLGEEAPVLELRILEMLRGGLLPAEFAHGTAIADLRLVERPARRPERLAVIGGESRLWGHAGHRVSANGGSALTRLARPDTDDLKAVRALLDGAERPVLILGADALRGASGSAASMLADLASRTGAKVIAIPAGPNSNGLAALNLVPRTGGLGVERLGEVPAAFISRLDPGTRAAGFTVVHDTHLTATAQQADVVLPAVTNYEKRGTVQNLEGRLLPLNPAAIQSGEAADLIRTLTALAEALGVKAPVRGQRGAQTLLTERLGVNTAGIQAGGALHSFARTYVAPAAPHTPKLWTERMRSRDRDWVDRIQDLVEGGWTLPVAPAAPQPGGDD, from the coding sequence GTGAAAGTTCACGTGGACGGAATCGAAGTTGACCTCCCGGCGGGCACCAGCGCCATCGACGCGGTGTTCCAGTCGGGCGGGGACGTGCCGTACTTCTGCGCGCACAAGTACCTCTCGCCGGTGGGCGCGTGCCGGATGTGCCTCGTGGAGTCGGGCTCGCCCCGCAAGAACCCGGACGGGTCGTTCGTGATGGAAGGCGAGGGGGACGCGGCGACGCCGAAGATCTTCTGGTTCCCCAAACCCATGGCGTCCTGCACCATGCAGGCCACCGAGGGCATGCACATCCGCACCGCGAAGACGAGCGAGGTCGTGGCGAAGGCGCAGGCGGGCATGATGGAGTTCACGCTGCTGAACCACCCGCTGGATTGCCCCACCTGCGACAAGGGCGGCGCGTGCGAATTGCAGGACCGCGCGTTCGAGTACGGGTACGGCGCGAGCCGCTTCGGCTTTGACCGCCGCCACGCGGAGAAGCACTACCCGCTGTCGGACTTCGTGATCCTGGATCAGGAGCGCTGCATTCACTGCAAGCGCTGCGTGCGGTACTTCGAGGAGGTGCCGGGCCAGGAGGTGCTGGACTTCATCGAGCGCGGAGGGCACACCTTCATCGACACCGAGGAGGGCGGGCTGCCCACCGGCTTCTCGGGGAACATCACGGACATCTGCCCGGTGGGGGCGCTGCTGGACAACGTGGCGCGCTTCCGGGGCCGCAACTGGGAGTACGACCACACGCCCACCACCTGCACGCTGTGCCCGGTCGGCTGCTCCATCACGGTGGACGCCCGCAACGGCCGCCTGGAACGCATCGTGGCGGGCGAGAACCGCGACGTGAACGAGGCGTGGATCTGCGACGCGGGCCGCTTCGGCCACCCCTTCGCCAGCGAGGAGCGCCTGACCACCCCCCTGATCCGGGGCGAGGACGGGGCGCTCGTGCCCGCCACCTGGGACGAGGCGATCACCGCGATCAACCGTGGGCTGCTGGGCCTGCCGCTGGCGGACCTGGGCCTGTTCGTGGGTGCGGACGCCACGCTGGAGGAAGGCGCGGCGCTGTCGGCCCTGGCAGACGCGCTGAACGCCCGGCACGTGGATCACTTCCCGCGTCACTCGGTGTTCATCGCGCCGACCGCCACGCTGACGGACGTGGCGACCGCCGACGCCGTCGTCGTGCTGGGTGCGGACCTGGGCGAGGAAGCGCCGGTGCTGGAACTGCGCATCCTGGAAATGCTGCGCGGCGGCCTGCTGCCCGCCGAGTTCGCGCACGGCACCGCCATCGCCGACCTGCGCCTCGTGGAACGCCCCGCCCGCCGCCCCGAGCGGCTGGCCGTGATCGGCGGCGAGTCGCGCCTGTGGGGGCACGCCGGGCACCGCGTCAGCGCGAACGGCGGCAGCGCCCTGACCCGCCTCGCCCGCCCGGACACCGACGACCTGAAGGCCGTGCGGGCCCTGCTGGACGGCGCCGAGCGGCCCGTGCTGATCCTGGGTGCGGACGCCCTGCGCGGCGCGAGCGGGTCGGCGGCTTCAATGCTGGCGGACCTCGCCTCGCGCACCGGGGCGAAGGTCATCGCGATTCCCGCCGGGCCGAACAGCAACGGCCTGGCCGCGTTGAACCTCGTGCCCCGCACCGGCGGCCTGGGTGTCGAACGCCTGGGTGAGGTGCCCGCCGCGTTCATCAGCCGCCTGGACCCGGGCACGCGCGCGGCGGGCTTCACGGTCGTGCACGACACGCACCTGACCGCCACCGCCCAGCAGGCCGACGTGGTCCTGCCCGCCGTGACGAACTACGAGAAGCGCGGCACCGTCCAGAACCTGGAGGGGCGCCTGCTGCCCCTGAACCCCGCCGCGATCCAGAGCGGCGAGGCCGCCGACCTGATCCGCACCCTGACCGCCCTGGCCGAGGCGCTGGGCGTGAAGGCCCCCGTGCGCGGGCAGCGCGGCGCGCAGACCCTGCTGACCGAACGGCTGGGCGTGAACACCGCCGGGATTCAGGCGGGCGGCGCGCTGCACAGCTTCGCCCGCACCTACGTCGCCCCCGCCGCGCCGCACACCCCGAAACTGTGGACCGAGCGGATGCGCTCCCGTGACCGCGACTGGGTGGACCGCATCCAGGATCTCGTGGAGGGCGGCTGGACGCTGCCGGTCGCGCCGGCGGCACCTCAACCCGGAGGGGACGACTGA
- the nuoH gene encoding NADH-quinone oxidoreductase subunit NuoH, translating to MPDWLATLLISLLKAVLVVLGLLTTFAYMTLIERRLLGRMQLRPGPNRVGPMGLLQPAADAIKSIFKEDLTVTLADKLVYTLAPIVAIGMALTAFGGLPAGPAGSLFGENPWVYNLDTGILALLALTSMGVYGIFLGGWASGSKYPILGGLRSSAQMISYELGMGLSLLGLLMIVGTTSFHGIVGWQAQNGPMILFQSLGFVLFLISSFAETNRTPFDLPEAEQEIVAGYLTEYSAIKWALFQMAEYVNMITASAVMATLFFGGWKGPQFLNALIPGISDWPLIWLIVKIAFFLFLFIWVRATLPRLRYDQLMRFGWKLVLPLALANTMLTAAFLAFRGSGGLWFLGVLSFAGVLALLVLSDRVRVLWNQPSVRPEGDIVRAGGD from the coding sequence ATGCCCGACTGGCTCGCCACACTCCTGATCTCGCTGCTCAAAGCCGTGCTCGTCGTCCTGGGGCTGCTGACCACCTTCGCGTACATGACCCTGATCGAGCGGCGCCTGCTGGGCCGCATGCAGCTGCGCCCCGGCCCGAACCGCGTGGGCCCCATGGGCCTGCTGCAACCCGCCGCGGACGCCATCAAGAGCATCTTCAAGGAGGACCTCACCGTCACCCTGGCCGACAAGCTCGTGTACACCCTGGCGCCCATCGTCGCCATCGGCATGGCCCTGACCGCGTTCGGGGGCCTGCCTGCCGGGCCCGCCGGGAGCCTCTTCGGCGAGAACCCCTGGGTGTACAACCTCGACACCGGCATCCTGGCGCTGCTGGCCCTGACCAGCATGGGCGTGTACGGCATCTTCCTGGGCGGCTGGGCGTCGGGCAGCAAGTACCCGATCCTGGGTGGCCTGCGGTCAAGCGCGCAGATGATCAGCTACGAACTCGGCATGGGCCTGAGCCTGCTGGGCCTGCTGATGATCGTCGGCACCACCTCCTTCCACGGCATCGTGGGCTGGCAGGCGCAGAACGGCCCGATGATCCTCTTCCAGTCGCTGGGCTTCGTGCTGTTCCTGATCTCGTCCTTCGCCGAGACCAACCGCACGCCCTTCGACCTGCCCGAAGCCGAGCAGGAGATCGTCGCCGGGTACCTCACGGAGTACAGCGCGATCAAGTGGGCGCTGTTCCAGATGGCCGAGTACGTGAACATGATCACCGCGTCCGCCGTCATGGCGACCCTGTTCTTCGGCGGCTGGAAGGGCCCGCAGTTCCTCAACGCCCTGATCCCCGGCATCTCCGACTGGCCACTGATCTGGCTGATCGTGAAGATCGCGTTCTTCCTGTTCCTGTTCATCTGGGTGCGCGCCACCCTCCCGAGGCTGCGCTACGACCAGCTGATGCGCTTCGGCTGGAAACTCGTGCTGCCCCTGGCGCTGGCCAACACCATGCTGACCGCCGCGTTCCTGGCCTTCCGCGGCTCGGGCGGCCTGTGGTTCCTGGGCGTCCTCAGCTTCGCGGGCGTGCTCGCGCTGCTCGTCCTGAGCGACCGCGTGCGCGTCCTGTGGAACCAGCCCAGCGTCCGCCCCGAAGGCGACATCGTCCGCGCCGGAGGCGACTGA